The DNA segment CTTGAGTTTCTCGATTTCCTGGGCGGCGGCCAGCAGGTTGCCCTCGACGCGCACGGCGATCAGGTCCACAGCCTCCTGGTTGGCGGCCAGACCGGCCTGGGACAGGCGCTGGCGAATCCACTGCGGCAGGTTGTGTGCTTCGATGGGCCAGATCTGGATGAACTGGGCGTCGGCGCCGTCGATCAGGGCCTTGGCCCACTTGGTCTTCTGGGTACTGCCATCGAGCTTGGGCAGGCTCAGCAGCAATACGGTGTCTTCCGGCGGGCGGGACAGGTACTCCAGCAGGGCCGCGGCGCCTTTGTCGCCGGGCTTTCCCGACGGCAGGCGCACTTCCAGCAGGCGTTTTTCGGCGAACAGCGACAGGCTGGCGCCTGCCTCCAGCAGAAGGCCCCAGTCAAAGTTGGCTTCGGCGTTGAAGACCTGGCGCTCGCTGAAATCCCGCGCGCGGGCGCTGGCGCGAATGGCGTCGCATGCTTCCTGGCAGAGCAACGGCTCGTCTCCGCTGACGACGTAGACCGGGGCCAGTTGGCCCTGCAGGTGTTTGCCCAGTTGTGCGGGGTTGAGTTTCATAGGCGAAAATGACCGGGGCCGCTGGTGCGGCCCCGTGTACTCACTGGATGGGCAGTTGCAGCGGCGACTGCTGCGGTTGCTGGGCCTTCTCGGCCTGGCGGGCAGCTTCCAGGGCTTCTGCTTCGGCTTTTGCCTTGGCTTCGGCGGTCTGCTGCAGCTGGTCCAACTGGGCCGGGGTGATCAGCTGCAGGCGCATGACCATCTGTTGGATCATCTCCTGACGCATTTCCTGGCGCAGTTGTGCCGCTTCCTGGTCGGAGCCGATCAGGTTGTTGCTGTCATGCACGTAGTACTTCTGCACGGTCAGCTTGTCGTCCATCAGCAGCAGGTCGTTGGCGCCGCGGATCTCGTACTGCAGTGTCTGGTTCAGTTCGTACTCGGCGCTGCGGTTGCCGCCGGTGTAGGACGCGGTGCGCTGGGTTTCGTCTTCGCGGGCCAGCACGAGGGTGTACGGTGCGCCGGCATGGACATTGACGCCGTTGTCTTCCAGGGCATCGCGCATCGCCTTGACGGTCTGGCCGTACTGGTTGCGGGCTGTGACGTCCAGCTCGGTCAGGGCGAAGTCGGCGTCGCCAGTGCCGCGCAGGTGGAAGCCGCATGCGCTCAGCAGCGCGGTAAGGCCCAGGACCAGCAGATTCCGTTTCATCATTTATTGCTTTCCCCTTGCAAGCAGTCCGGCGCCACTCCGGGAGGAGGGCGCCGGCTTCGATCAGTTGGCGACGATATTGACCAGTTTGCCGGGCACCACGATGACCTTGCGTATGGTCAGCCCGTCGGTGAAGCGCAGCACGTTCTCGTTAGCGCGTGCGGTGGCTTCCACCGCCTCGCGGCTGGCATCGGCCGGCACTTCGATGTGGCCACGCAGCTTGCCGTTGACCTGCACCACCAGTTGCAGGCTGTCCTGCACCAGGGCGGCTTCGTCCACGGTCGGCCAGTCGGCGTCGATGATGGCGTCGGCGTGGCCCAGTTCGCGCCACAGCTCATGGCTGATGTGCGGGGTGATGGGGGCCAGCAGCAGGGCGACGGCTTCCAGGCCTTCCTGAAGCAGGGCGCGGTCTTCGGCGCTGCTCTGTGCGGCCTTTTCCAGCACGTTCATCAGGGTCATCACAGCTGCGATAGCGGTGTTGAACTTGTGGTACTGGCCAATATCCTGGCTGGCTTGTTTGATGGCCAGGTGGATGGCGCGGTGCACGGCCTTCTGGTCGTCATTCAGGGCACTGCGGTCCAGGGCGGTCGGAAGGCCTGCGGCGACGTGGCTTTGGGCCAGGCGCCAGACGCGGCGGAGGAAGCGGCTGGCACCCTCGACGCCGGAGTCGGACCATTCCAGGCTCATGTCCGGCGGCGAGGCGAACATCATGAACAGGCGGCAGGTATCAGCGCCGTACTGGTCGATCATCGCCTGTGGGTCGACGCCGTTGTTCTTCGACTTCGACATTTTCTCGGTGCCGCCGATTTCTACCGGCAGGCCATCGGACTTCAGGCGGGCGCCAATGACTTTGGCCTTGGCATCACGCTCCACTTCGACGTCGGCCGGGTTGAACCAGTCCTTGCCGCCGTTGGCCGCCGTGCGGTAGTAGGTCTCGGCCACGACCATGCCCTGGGTGAGCAGGTTCTTGAACGGCTCGTTGGAGCTGACCAGGCCTTCGTCGCGCATCAGCTTGTGGAAGAAGCGTGCGTAGAGCAGGTGGAGAATGGCGTGTTCGATGCCGCCGATGTACTGGTCCACCGGCAGCCAGTGGTTGGCCGCGGCCGGGTCGACCATGCCCTTGTCGTAGTTCGGCGAGGCGTAGCGGGCGAAGTACCAGGAGCTTTCCACGAAGGTATCCATGGTGTCGGTTTCGCGCTTGGCCGTGGTGCCGCATTTCGGGCAGGTGCAGGCGTAGAACTCGGGCATCTTCGCCAGCGGGCTGCCCGCGCCGTCCGGCACGACGTCTTCCGGCAGAACCACCGGCAGCTGGTCTTCCGGAACTGGCACGTCGCCGCAGCTCGGGCAATGGATGATCGGAATCGGGCAGCCCCAGTAGCGCTGGCGGCTGATGCCCCAGTCGCGCAGGCGGAACTGGGTACGGGCCTGGCCCAGGCCCTTCTTCTGCAGGGCCACTTCGATGGCGTCGAACGCGCCCTGGTAGTCCAGGCCGTCGAACTCACCGGAATTGATCAGTTGGCCATGCTCGCCGTAAGCGTCCTGCCACGGAGCCGGGGTTTCGTCACCGGCGGAGGTGCGAATCACCGCTTTCATCGGCAGGTCGTACTTGTGGGCGAAGGCGAAATCGCGCTCGTCGTGGGCCGGCACGGCCATCACGGCGCCTTCGCCGTAGTTCATCAGGACGTAGTTGGCGACCCAGACTGGCAGCTTCTCGCCGGTCAGCGGGTGCTCGACGAAGAGCGGCGTGGGCAGGCCTTTCTTTTCCTGGGTGGCGATATCGGCTTCGGCGACGCCGCCACGCTTGCATTCGTCGATGAAAGCTTGCAGCTCGGCGGCCTTGTCGGCCGGCAGCTTCTGCACGGCCAGGGTGGCCAGCGGGTGCTCGGCGGCGACGGCGACGTAGGTGGCGCCCAGCAGGGTGTCGGGGCGGGTGGTGAAGACCTTCATCGCGCCGGCCTGGCCGATGCTGGCCGGATCGTAGGGGAAGCTGACTTCCATGCCGCGGGACTTGCCGATCCAGTTGCGCTGCATGGTCTTGACCTGCTCGGGCCAGCCATCCAGGTCGTCGAGGCTGCTCAAGAGTTCATCCGCGTAGGCGGTGATCTTGAAGTAGTACATCGGGATCTCGCGCTTCTCCACCAGCGCACCGGAACGCCAGCCACGGCCGTCGATGACCTGCTCGTTGGCGAGGACCGTCTGGTCCACCGGGTCCCAGTTGACGGTGCCGTTCTTGCGGTAGATCACGCCTTTCTCGAACAGGCGGGTGAACAGCCACTGCTCCCAGCGGTAGTAGTCGGGCTTGCAGGTGGTGACCTCACGGGACCAATCGATCGCCAGCCCCAGGCTGTTGAGCTGGGACTTCATGTAGGCGATGTTCTCGTAGGTCCACTTGGCGGGCGCAACGTTGTTCTTCATCGCGGCGTTTTCCGCCGGCATGCCGAAAGCGTCCCAGCCCATGGGCTGCAGCACGTTCTTGCCCTGCATGCGGTGGTAGCGGGCGATCACGTCACCGATGGTGTAGTTGCGCACGTGCCCCATGTGTAGCTTGCCGCTCGGGTAGGGGAACATCGACAGGCAATAGAAGGTGTCCTTGCCGGGCTGCTCACTCACTTCAAAGGATTTATGCGCGTCCCAGTGGGCTTGCGCGGCGGCTTCGATTTCGCGGGGCTGATACTGTTCGTGCATGGCTACTGGCGCTGGAGGATGGAGTCCCTCGGTCCGGTTGGCTGGCCTTGGCCAGTGCTGCCGAACCCTGGAGGAAACGGAAATTCAAGCGCCGTAGCATACATGACCCCCATCGGCCTAGGGAAACCCTGAATGCACGGGCGGGCGTCCGTCGGCAATCCCGGCACCGTTTGTCGCTGGCACCTTGCGGCAGGGAACCGAACGCTAAGCTTTTCATAAGCAAGGCAAGCGTTTACGTAGTTCGAGGTGCTGGATGGGTCAGTTGCGGCGGGCGGATTCAGGGAGCGGGCTTTACGAACGGTTGTTGCACCGGCTGGCCCTGGCGCTGGATGAAGCGGATACGGCGGTTCGTCTGCGCGACGAAGAACCGCTCGAACTGGAGCTCAAGGGACTGACGCCCGCCGAGATGGAGCTGATCCGTGCCTATCTGGATCGCGACACGCGCTGGCTCAGCGGCTGGCACGCCGCCGCCGAGGAACTGGCGGCCATCGAGGATCTGCCCCGTCGCGCTCCGCACACCGAAAGCAGTCCTCCCAAGCGCTTCGCGCTCAAGCCCAAACCCCTGTTCAAGCGCAGCCAGCAGCTGTGCTGTGCCATGTGCGGCACCCCGGCCAGTTGGCAGCGCGGCCAGGGCGTGCAGGCCTGTATGTCCTGCGGGTCGCAGCTTTTCCGTACGTCCAATCCCCGTTAGGCTCCGGGCACCCTGGAGGTGTCCATGCCGATTCGCTACATCATCAAGCAATTCCTGCTGCCGCCCGGCGGCCTGCTGCTGTTGCTCTTGCTTGCCTGGTGGCTGCGTCGGCGCATGCCGCGCCTGTCGCTGGCCTGCTTCGTGGCGGGGCTCGGCGGCCTCTGGCTGATGAGTCTGCCGATCATGGTCGAATGGTCGGCCAGGGTGCTGGAGCGCGAACCACCTCTGGCCGAGGCGCAGTGGGCGCAGTTGGCCGGGCGGGTGGATGCCATTGTGGTTCTGGGCGGCGGTCGCGAGCGCGACGATCCGGCCTGGGGCAGCGACCAGCCATCGGCCATGGCCCTGGAGCGCCTGCGCTATGCCGCACGCCTGGCTCGTGCCAGCCGCCTGCCGCTGTTGACCAGCGGCGGCCTGCACTACGGCGAGCCTCCGAGCGAGGCGCGAATCATGGCCGACACGCTGGAACGGGACTTCGGCCTGGCCGTGCGCTGGCAGGAAGGGGAGAGCCGCACCACCTGGGAGAACGCGACCTACAGCGCGAAGCTGTTGCAACCGGCGGGTGTGCGCCGTGTGCTGCTGGTTACCCAGGCAGCCCACATGCCCCGGGCCCGCTGGTGTTTCGAGCGCGCAGGGTTCGAGGTGGTGGCGGCGCCCATGGGGTACCTGGGCGTGCCCAACGCTCGTCCGCTGGGCGGCTGGTTGCCGGAGTCGAAGGCGGTCTGGCAGAGCGGGATGCTGCTCAATGAGGCGATCGGGCTGCTGGCTTATCCACTGGCGTATGACTGAATGGGAAGGGGCCACCAGGCAGCCCTTCGCGAATGAGTTCGCTCACCGACAGCGGGGCGGCTCTGGTAGGTTGTGGCTGAGCTCCGCGAAGCCCAACGTGCATCCCAGCCGGGAATCGTTGGGTTTCGCTTCGCTCTACACCAACCTACGGGGCTGCTGTGCAGCCCTTCGCACGCTGTTTTCACACCGTCTTGGCGATCCGGCTGGCCAACAGGGCCCAGGCGAAGAGCAGGCCGCAGAGGATCACCAGTGGCCAGGCACGCCATTGCAGGTAGGGCGTCAGGCCCTGCATGGGCAGGACTTCGCCGTAGAGCACCCCTTGCTGGAACTGCGGGATGCCTTCGGTGATCTGGCCGAACGGGTCAATCAGCACGGTGACGCCGTTGTTGGTGGCGCGGATCATCCAGCGCCCGGCCTCCAGGGCACGCATCTGGGCCATCTGCAGGTGTTGCAGGGGACCGATGGAGGTGCCGAACCAGGTGTCGTTGCTCACCGTCAGCAGGATG comes from the Pseudomonas sp. TCU-HL1 genome and includes:
- the holA gene encoding DNA polymerase III subunit delta, with the translated sequence MKLNPAQLGKHLQGQLAPVYVVSGDEPLLCQEACDAIRASARARDFSERQVFNAEANFDWGLLLEAGASLSLFAEKRLLEVRLPSGKPGDKGAAALLEYLSRPPEDTVLLLSLPKLDGSTQKTKWAKALIDGADAQFIQIWPIEAHNLPQWIRQRLSQAGLAANQEAVDLIAVRVEGNLLAAAQEIEKLKLLAEGGQIDAATVQAAVADSARFDVFGLIDAALNGEPAHTLRTLEGLRGEGVEPPVILWALARELRLLASLAQQYSQGVPLEKAFASARPPVWDKRRPLVSRALQRHPASRWNQLLQDAQRIDAQIKGQAPGDPWNGLARLALLLAGQRLPLAAE
- the lptE gene encoding LPS assembly lipoprotein LptE, whose product is MMKRNLLVLGLTALLSACGFHLRGTGDADFALTELDVTARNQYGQTVKAMRDALEDNGVNVHAGAPYTLVLAREDETQRTASYTGGNRSAEYELNQTLQYEIRGANDLLLMDDKLTVQKYYVHDSNNLIGSDQEAAQLRQEMRQEMIQQMVMRLQLITPAQLDQLQQTAEAKAKAEAEALEAARQAEKAQQPQQSPLQLPIQ
- the leuS gene encoding leucine--tRNA ligase, whose protein sequence is MHEQYQPREIEAAAQAHWDAHKSFEVSEQPGKDTFYCLSMFPYPSGKLHMGHVRNYTIGDVIARYHRMQGKNVLQPMGWDAFGMPAENAAMKNNVAPAKWTYENIAYMKSQLNSLGLAIDWSREVTTCKPDYYRWEQWLFTRLFEKGVIYRKNGTVNWDPVDQTVLANEQVIDGRGWRSGALVEKREIPMYYFKITAYADELLSSLDDLDGWPEQVKTMQRNWIGKSRGMEVSFPYDPASIGQAGAMKVFTTRPDTLLGATYVAVAAEHPLATLAVQKLPADKAAELQAFIDECKRGGVAEADIATQEKKGLPTPLFVEHPLTGEKLPVWVANYVLMNYGEGAVMAVPAHDERDFAFAHKYDLPMKAVIRTSAGDETPAPWQDAYGEHGQLINSGEFDGLDYQGAFDAIEVALQKKGLGQARTQFRLRDWGISRQRYWGCPIPIIHCPSCGDVPVPEDQLPVVLPEDVVPDGAGSPLAKMPEFYACTCPKCGTTAKRETDTMDTFVESSWYFARYASPNYDKGMVDPAAANHWLPVDQYIGGIEHAILHLLYARFFHKLMRDEGLVSSNEPFKNLLTQGMVVAETYYRTAANGGKDWFNPADVEVERDAKAKVIGARLKSDGLPVEIGGTEKMSKSKNNGVDPQAMIDQYGADTCRLFMMFASPPDMSLEWSDSGVEGASRFLRRVWRLAQSHVAAGLPTALDRSALNDDQKAVHRAIHLAIKQASQDIGQYHKFNTAIAAVMTLMNVLEKAAQSSAEDRALLQEGLEAVALLLAPITPHISHELWRELGHADAIIDADWPTVDEAALVQDSLQLVVQVNGKLRGHIEVPADASREAVEATARANENVLRFTDGLTIRKVIVVPGKLVNIVAN
- a CDS encoding YdcF family protein, whose protein sequence is MPIRYIIKQFLLPPGGLLLLLLLAWWLRRRMPRLSLACFVAGLGGLWLMSLPIMVEWSARVLEREPPLAEAQWAQLAGRVDAIVVLGGGRERDDPAWGSDQPSAMALERLRYAARLARASRLPLLTSGGLHYGEPPSEARIMADTLERDFGLAVRWQEGESRTTWENATYSAKLLQPAGVRRVLLVTQAAHMPRARWCFERAGFEVVAAPMGYLGVPNARPLGGWLPESKAVWQSGMLLNEAIGLLAYPLAYD